In the Clostridium sporogenes genome, one interval contains:
- a CDS encoding sigma factor G inhibitor Gin: MKKQYCIICGKPLNSGIIINRKGICDVCEERMVNSDMDTDFYEFYKKCIRKNLVQTVIKDEEMRWENYRF, encoded by the coding sequence ATGAAAAAACAATATTGTATTATATGTGGTAAGCCTCTAAATAGTGGTATAATTATAAACAGAAAAGGAATATGTGATGTTTGCGAAGAAAGAATGGTAAATAGTGATATGGATACAGATTTTTATGAATTCTATAAAAAATGTATAAGAAAAAATTTAGTGCAAACTGTTATAAAGGATGAGGAAATGAGATGGGAGAATTACCGATTTTAA
- a CDS encoding peptidylprolyl isomerase, which produces MENNIIAIVNGKEITNKDVDNTILSFPKERQTYLNTEKGREDLIKQMIDFELSYNYAKEMKFDETEDFRKQLEATKKQLLIQVAVSSVLARATVSEEEIKKYYEDNKEEFRTQELITARHILVDSLDEANNIYEEVKNGLDFSEAAEKYSKCPSKAQGGSLGTFTKGQMVPEFEKAVLEAEVNEVTEAVKTQFGYHLIIVDNKRESMIKPFDEVKAMINNKLIQEKQNEQYNEFTQNLRDKYTVEIK; this is translated from the coding sequence ATGGAAAATAATATAATAGCTATAGTTAATGGGAAAGAAATCACAAATAAAGATGTAGATAATACAATACTTAGTTTCCCAAAAGAAAGACAAACTTATTTAAATACAGAAAAGGGAAGAGAAGATCTAATAAAACAAATGATTGATTTTGAACTTTCATATAATTATGCTAAAGAAATGAAATTTGATGAGACAGAAGACTTTAGAAAACAATTAGAAGCTACTAAGAAACAACTTTTAATACAAGTTGCAGTATCTAGTGTTTTAGCTAGAGCTACAGTTTCAGAAGAAGAAATTAAAAAATATTATGAAGATAATAAAGAAGAATTTAGAACACAAGAACTTATAACAGCAAGACATATATTAGTTGATTCATTAGATGAAGCTAACAATATATATGAAGAAGTAAAAAATGGATTAGATTTTTCAGAAGCTGCGGAAAAATATTCAAAATGTCCTTCTAAAGCTCAAGGGGGAAGTTTAGGAACATTTACTAAAGGCCAAATGGTTCCAGAATTTGAAAAGGCAGTACTTGAAGCAGAGGTTAATGAGGTCACAGAAGCTGTTAAAACTCAATTTGGATATCATTTGATAATAGTTGATAATAAAAGAGAAAGTATGATTAAACCTTTCGATGAAGTTAAAGCTATGATAAATAATAAACTTATACAAGAAAAACAAAATGAACAATATAATGAATTCACACAAAACTTAAGAGATAAATATACAGTTGAAATAAAATAA
- a CDS encoding aminotransferase class V-fold PLP-dependent enzyme, translated as MGELPILNGVLKYIEEKNIMFSMPGHKGSLGFLFTKEGRKFCENILQCDLTEVDGLDNLHNSEGIIKESGNLLSRFYNSKKSYFLVNGSTSGNLTMIFSCFKEKDKIIVERNCHRSIFNGIIMRKLKPIYIKNKVYKQFNAPLSIDLEHFLSLIKENKDAKGIVITYPNYYGVCPNLEIIIKEAKKYNMKVLIDSAHGAHFGVCESLPKSALELGADMVVMSAHKTLPSLTQTAFLHIGKNTMIDIDKVDFYISAFSSTSPSYLFLCSMDYSRFYIEKYGEKHYNELVDRSNYYREKINLLDSFYILNHNDKKYLNIFYKDVMDIDLTRYVINVKKGLSASNLSRYLRKCGIQCEMTDGNNVILILSPFYNEDVMEKLYKTLCDWDKSYDNKDKNSYNYDINYNYIETNVNMYPYEVLEKEYLWINYKDSLDKISYNNIVPYPPGVPIIMAGEVINKEIIDAICYYKNNGIDVLGLKNDNIQIVK; from the coding sequence ATGGGAGAATTACCGATTTTAAATGGAGTTTTAAAATATATTGAGGAAAAGAACATAATGTTTTCTATGCCAGGACATAAAGGATCATTAGGATTTTTATTTACCAAAGAAGGAAGAAAATTTTGTGAAAATATACTTCAATGTGATTTAACAGAAGTTGATGGATTAGATAATCTTCATAATAGTGAAGGAATAATAAAAGAATCCGGCAATCTTTTAAGCCGGTTTTATAATTCTAAAAAATCTTATTTTTTAGTCAATGGTAGTACTAGTGGAAATTTAACTATGATATTTTCTTGCTTTAAAGAAAAAGATAAGATTATTGTAGAAAGAAATTGTCATAGGTCTATATTCAATGGAATAATTATGAGAAAATTAAAACCAATATATATAAAAAATAAGGTGTATAAGCAATTTAATGCTCCACTTTCGATAGATTTGGAGCATTTTTTAAGTTTAATAAAAGAAAATAAAGACGCAAAAGGGATAGTAATAACATATCCTAATTATTATGGTGTTTGTCCTAATCTAGAAATTATAATAAAAGAAGCTAAAAAATATAATATGAAAGTGTTAATAGATTCGGCACATGGGGCCCATTTTGGAGTATGTGAAAGCTTGCCTAAAAGCGCTCTAGAGTTAGGAGCCGACATGGTAGTAATGAGTGCTCATAAGACGCTTCCTAGTTTAACACAAACAGCATTTTTACATATAGGTAAAAATACTATGATTGATATTGATAAGGTGGATTTTTACATAAGTGCTTTTTCTAGCACTAGTCCTTCTTATTTATTTTTATGTTCTATGGATTATAGTAGATTTTATATAGAGAAATATGGTGAAAAACATTATAATGAACTGGTTGACAGATCAAATTATTATAGGGAAAAAATAAATTTATTAGATAGTTTTTATATATTAAATCATAATGATAAAAAATATTTAAATATTTTTTATAAAGATGTTATGGATATAGATTTGACAAGGTATGTGATAAATGTAAAAAAGGGTTTAAGTGCTAGTAATTTATCAAGGTATTTAAGAAAATGTGGAATACAATGTGAAATGACCGATGGAAACAATGTAATCTTAATATTATCTCCATTTTATAATGAAGATGTTATGGAGAAATTATATAAGACTCTATGCGATTGGGATAAAAGTTATGACAATAAAGATAAAAACAGCTATAACTATGATATAAATTATAATTATATAGAAACTAATGTTAATATGTATCCTTATGAGGTTTTAGAAAAAGAATATTTATGGATAAACTATAAGGATTCCTTAGATAAAATAAGTTATAATAATATAGTTCCTTATCCTCCAGGTGTTCCAATAATAATGGCAGGAGAGGTAATAAACAAAGAAATAATAGATGCTATATGTTATTATAAAAATAATGGAATAGATGTATTAGGTTTAAAGAATGATAATATTCAAATAGTAAAATAA
- a CDS encoding sigma-70 family RNA polymerase sigma factor codes for MKIDEDNFITQIKYKNSKALDFIVEEYSNLVFKIIQTVLNSSFHSQYVEECANDVFWSVWSNMDSFDMEKGDFKYWIAAISKYKAIDYKRKLFKQNNIESIDDHILFGDTNIENNAILNENKKEILEAINYMKKKDQEIFIRRYFLDEKVEDIAKIFGVNRNLIDKRLSRGRKFLKEKLILLKGEI; via the coding sequence GTGAAGATAGATGAAGATAATTTCATAACGCAGATAAAGTATAAAAATTCTAAAGCACTAGATTTTATTGTAGAGGAATATAGTAATTTAGTTTTTAAAATTATACAGACTGTATTAAATTCAAGTTTTCATTCCCAATATGTAGAGGAGTGTGCAAATGATGTATTTTGGTCTGTATGGAGTAATATGGATAGTTTTGATATGGAAAAAGGAGATTTTAAATATTGGATTGCTGCTATATCTAAATATAAAGCTATAGATTACAAAAGAAAACTTTTCAAACAAAATAATATTGAATCTATAGATGATCATATATTATTTGGTGATACCAACATAGAAAACAATGCTATATTAAATGAAAATAAAAAAGAAATTTTAGAAGCAATAAATTATATGAAAAAAAAAGATCAAGAAATATTTATAAGAAGATACTTTTTAGATGAAAAAGTAGAAGATATAGCAAAAATTTTTGGCGTAAATAGAAATTTAATAGATAAAAGACTTTCAAGGGGACGTAAATTTTTAAAGGAAAAACTTATACTTTTGAAAGGAGAAATATAA
- a CDS encoding LD-carboxypeptidase — MLLKHLNKGDTIGIVSPASPIEKDVVLKSIKIFKSLGFNIKLGEHVYDEYGYLSGKDIDRAKDLMNMFKDSSIDMILCSRGGYGSMRILPYLDLNIIKNNPKIFGGFSDITILLNYISSKCKFTTFHCPMLSSNFYNIYTLKNFLKPLTNNISSYEISNPNCIPLLSQTDDIVEGNLVGGNLSLICSSLGTPYEINTIDNILFLEEISEPPYKIDRMLTQLILSRKIECCSGLILGQFTGCDMDNYKKGFSIKQVIIDRLLSINKPIISNLMSGHCDPNLTLPIGSKIRLDCKNKQIKILSY, encoded by the coding sequence ATGTTATTAAAACATTTAAATAAAGGAGATACTATAGGAATAGTATCTCCTGCAAGTCCTATCGAAAAAGATGTTGTTTTAAAAAGTATTAAAATATTTAAAAGCTTAGGTTTTAATATTAAATTAGGTGAACATGTATATGATGAATATGGTTACTTATCTGGTAAAGATATAGATAGGGCTAAAGATCTAATGAATATGTTTAAAGATTCATCCATAGACATGATTCTTTGTTCAAGAGGCGGCTATGGATCTATGAGAATATTACCTTATTTAGACCTTAATATTATAAAAAATAATCCTAAAATTTTTGGTGGTTTTAGTGATATAACAATCTTATTAAATTATATAAGTTCCAAATGCAAATTTACTACTTTTCATTGTCCTATGCTTTCCTCAAATTTTTACAATATATATACATTAAAAAATTTTCTAAAACCATTAACAAACAATATTTCATCTTATGAAATATCAAACCCTAATTGTATTCCTTTATTATCTCAAACTGATGATATAGTAGAAGGTAATCTTGTTGGAGGAAATTTGTCTCTTATATGTAGCTCTTTAGGCACTCCCTATGAAATTAATACTATAGATAATATCTTATTCTTAGAAGAAATCTCAGAACCACCTTATAAAATAGATAGGATGTTAACTCAATTAATACTATCTAGGAAAATTGAATGCTGTTCTGGCCTTATATTAGGTCAATTTACAGGTTGTGATATGGATAATTATAAAAAAGGTTTCTCTATAAAACAAGTCATAATAGATAGATTATTGTCTATTAATAAGCCCATTATATCGAACCTAATGTCAGGGCATTGTGATCCTAATCTAACTTTACCTATAGGATCTAAAATTAGATTGGATTGTAAAAATAAACAGATAAAAATTCTAAGTTATTAA
- a CDS encoding cyclic-di-AMP receptor produces the protein MKLVIAIVQDDDASDLIDEITEDGFRVTKLATTGGFLKAGNTTLMIGVEEKDVNKLIKKIEDICKTRKQIVTSASPVTGSAGMYVSYPIEVEVGGATIFVVDVDKFVRI, from the coding sequence ATGAAATTAGTTATTGCTATTGTTCAAGATGATGATGCTTCAGATTTAATAGATGAAATAACAGAGGACGGTTTTAGAGTAACAAAATTGGCTACTACAGGAGGCTTTTTAAAAGCTGGAAATACTACACTCATGATAGGGGTAGAAGAAAAAGATGTAAATAAACTAATTAAAAAAATAGAGGATATATGCAAAACTAGAAAGCAAATTGTAACATCAGCTTCACCGGTAACTGGATCAGCTGGAATGTACGTATCTTATCCAATAGAAGTAGAAGTTGGAGGAGCTACTATATTCGTTGTAGACGTAGACAAATTTGTAAGAATTTAA
- a CDS encoding NAD-dependent protein deacylase, with protein MRLEDLKNIIDNSESIVFLGGAGVSTESNIPDFRSNNGLYKPKNNLKYSPETMLSHNFFKKHTEEFFEFYKKQMIYKSAKPNLAHHALAELEKIGKLKAIITQNIDGLHQLAGSKNVLELHGSVHRNYCVDCNEKYDLEYILDDKNNNKDIPRCKKCGGIVRPDVVLYEEGLDMNIVNKAIYYVENADVFIVGGTSLVVYPAAGLVNYYKGKKLVLINKGETSYDKGANLVIHDSIGTVLEKLILKN; from the coding sequence ATGAGGTTAGAAGATTTAAAAAATATCATAGATAATAGTGAGAGTATAGTATTTTTAGGTGGAGCAGGTGTATCTACAGAAAGTAATATTCCTGATTTTAGATCAAATAATGGATTATATAAACCAAAAAATAATTTGAAGTATTCACCAGAAACAATGTTAAGCCATAATTTTTTCAAAAAGCATACTGAAGAATTTTTCGAGTTTTATAAAAAGCAAATGATATATAAAAGTGCAAAGCCTAATTTAGCTCACCATGCTTTAGCTGAGCTAGAAAAGATAGGAAAATTAAAAGCTATAATAACACAAAATATTGATGGATTGCATCAATTAGCAGGTTCTAAAAATGTATTAGAGTTACATGGAAGTGTACATAGAAATTATTGCGTTGATTGCAATGAAAAATATGACTTAGAATATATATTAGATGATAAAAATAATAATAAGGATATACCACGTTGTAAAAAATGTGGAGGTATAGTTAGACCAGATGTAGTACTTTATGAAGAAGGATTGGATATGAATATTGTAAATAAAGCTATATATTATGTAGAAAATGCAGATGTATTTATAGTAGGTGGTACATCACTTGTGGTGTATCCAGCTGCTGGATTAGTCAATTATTATAAGGGTAAAAAGTTAGTCTTAATAAATAAAGGAGAAACATCTTATGATAAAGGAGCAAATTTAGTTATTCATGATTCTATAGGTACTGTTTTAGAAAAATTAATTTTAAAAAACTAA
- a CDS encoding uracil-DNA glycosylase: MDIQESLKNKIKNISEQYKDEKTGGYITGDGPIPCDILFIGEAPGKNEVEEGKPFVGMAGKRFEKFLNSIGLKRETVRITNTCFFRPIKIKEGKNGRISVSNRPPKVSEISLFSSILDEEIKLVNPKLIITLGNVPLKTLTTFKSIGDCHGNIYFIQNLNRHVFPMYHPSSLTYNRSEDFHKMYENDWLKLREILKEI; encoded by the coding sequence TTGGACATACAAGAATCTTTAAAAAATAAAATTAAAAATATTTCAGAACAGTATAAAGATGAAAAGACAGGTGGATACATAACAGGTGATGGTCCTATACCGTGTGATATTTTATTTATAGGTGAAGCTCCAGGGAAGAATGAAGTAGAAGAAGGGAAACCTTTTGTAGGCATGGCTGGGAAAAGATTTGAAAAGTTTTTAAACTCTATAGGTCTTAAAAGAGAAACTGTTAGAATTACTAATACTTGCTTTTTTAGGCCTATAAAAATTAAGGAAGGTAAAAATGGAAGAATATCTGTAAGTAATAGACCTCCTAAAGTTTCAGAAATATCACTATTTAGTTCTATTCTTGATGAAGAGATTAAATTAGTAAATCCTAAATTAATAATTACCTTGGGAAATGTTCCATTAAAGACACTAACAACTTTTAAATCCATTGGTGATTGCCATGGTAATATTTACTTCATTCAAAATCTAAACAGACACGTATTTCCAATGTATCATCCATCATCTTTAACCTATAATAGAAGTGAAGATTTCCACAAGATGTATGAGAATGATTGGCTTAAATTAAGAGAAATACTAAAGGAAATTTAA
- a CDS encoding M20 family peptidase: MKQKIVSYLKSIESDLFNISKYIYDNPEISFNEYKSCKYLIDILKKNNFEVEENYYNIPTAFYAKFGTGHPKICFFCEYDAPSELGHVSGHNLVSSISVGAALSLSKVLDNFSGTIIVMGTPGESLSGSKVTLAKQGAFKDIDVGLMVHPDEVTCQSGSSMAILPLKIKFKGKETLSYETTNVFSSLNGLLYTFNSINLLKQSINNNFHIDKLVVNSGNDPYVSSNTTEAKFYIRSKNISTAIYVEKGIRQIVDNVNSILNLDSEICLFELPYRELITNKRLSRLFCHNLKEAGIIDICNEKNTVSGLSLGTVSHYIPCIHPYISILDKNKPVNYFTKGFADETLKKHAQQNVLKASQALSLTALDLIENDMLLKEVKNEFFNKMQ; encoded by the coding sequence ATGAAACAAAAAATAGTATCCTACTTAAAATCCATAGAATCAGATTTATTTAACATATCCAAATATATTTATGATAATCCAGAAATAAGTTTTAATGAATACAAATCATGCAAGTATTTAATAGATATTCTTAAAAAAAATAATTTTGAAGTTGAAGAAAATTATTATAATATCCCTACAGCATTTTATGCAAAATTTGGTACAGGTCACCCTAAAATATGTTTTTTTTGTGAGTATGATGCCCCAAGTGAACTAGGCCATGTATCAGGACATAATTTAGTTTCCTCAATATCTGTTGGGGCTGCTCTATCGCTTTCAAAAGTATTAGATAATTTTTCTGGTACTATCATTGTAATGGGAACCCCTGGAGAATCTTTAAGCGGTTCTAAAGTAACTTTAGCCAAGCAAGGAGCTTTCAAAGATATAGATGTAGGTCTTATGGTTCATCCTGATGAAGTTACCTGCCAAAGTGGATCTTCAATGGCTATTCTTCCTTTAAAAATAAAATTTAAAGGTAAGGAAACTTTAAGCTATGAAACTACAAATGTATTTTCATCATTAAATGGACTCTTATATACATTTAATTCTATAAACCTTTTAAAACAATCTATTAATAATAATTTTCATATAGATAAATTAGTTGTTAATAGTGGTAACGATCCTTATGTTTCTTCTAATACTACAGAAGCTAAATTTTATATAAGATCTAAAAATATATCAACTGCTATTTACGTAGAAAAAGGAATAAGGCAAATTGTAGACAATGTTAACTCCATTTTAAATTTAGATTCAGAAATTTGTTTGTTCGAATTACCTTATAGAGAATTAATAACTAACAAGAGACTATCTAGATTGTTTTGCCATAATTTAAAGGAAGCTGGTATAATTGATATTTGCAATGAAAAAAATACTGTATCAGGACTAAGTTTAGGAACAGTAAGTCATTATATTCCTTGTATTCACCCATATATATCTATATTGGATAAAAATAAGCCTGTAAATTATTTTACTAAAGGGTTTGCAGATGAAACTTTAAAAAAACATGCTCAACAAAATGTTCTTAAAGCTTCTCAAGCCTTAAGTTTAACTGCATTAGATTTAATCGAAAATGATATGCTTTTAAAAGAAGTGAAAAATGAATTTTTTAATAAAATGCAATAA
- a CDS encoding DUF4179 domain-containing protein codes for MENNKKTNLQEKELYKLFNEIKFEENIFNNIEEEVDIDQKERIKKNLNNKIKRENRSNKLKYTSVVAAITLVFSIGIVTASPTFAKNIPVLNSIMQILNNKHDTKGDYAKYSEIINKSVSNSGITITINEVIADDSKLVISYTLKTNKKIKDLEVFSISQFLKINGKTFSSSGTSMGQDIDDYTYIGSEEIHTSIPEDKKFNVDLNITEVSDIKGKWDFAFSASKEEMFRESTVFKPNQKLDLPDSNATIDKVVFSPIDTSIFITGYGKNKNIKAGANGGMFDYNHWIAFDDNGVELIPKGLGAGELDFNKHIFSSEMQYEKSKSIPKYLTIIPCKIITSNREEVKIDEGDKKIPIFLETKKPKEISRFIDGVYPIELPQGKIGSLIINDIRTEKNKTIVRYTAKGKAPYFQAEDLLIKDNKGECVEVKDYTIRKDDKNLNEFTKIFEALDPNKKYTISTSNLDNVEFRDDLKFKIEFNK; via the coding sequence ATGGAGAATAATAAAAAGACTAATTTACAAGAAAAAGAATTATACAAATTATTTAACGAAATAAAATTTGAAGAAAATATTTTCAATAATATAGAAGAGGAAGTAGATATTGATCAAAAGGAGAGAATAAAGAAAAATTTAAATAATAAAATAAAAAGAGAAAATAGATCTAATAAGCTAAAATATACTTCTGTTGTCGCAGCTATAACATTAGTATTTTCAATAGGAATTGTTACTGCATCACCAACCTTTGCTAAAAATATTCCAGTTTTAAATTCTATAATGCAAATACTAAATAATAAACATGACACTAAAGGTGACTATGCAAAATACTCTGAAATAATAAATAAATCAGTTTCAAACAGCGGAATAACAATTACAATAAATGAAGTAATTGCAGATGATTCAAAATTAGTTATAAGTTATACATTAAAAACTAATAAAAAAATAAAAGATTTAGAAGTATTTAGTATAAGTCAATTTTTAAAGATAAATGGTAAAACTTTTTCCTCAAGTGGAACTTCTATGGGCCAGGATATAGATGATTATACTTATATAGGTAGTGAGGAAATACACACTAGTATACCAGAAGATAAAAAATTTAATGTCGATTTAAATATTACAGAAGTATCTGATATAAAAGGCAAGTGGGACTTTGCTTTTAGTGCATCAAAAGAAGAAATGTTTAGAGAAAGTACTGTATTTAAACCAAATCAAAAATTGGATTTGCCAGACAGTAATGCAACTATCGATAAAGTAGTATTTTCACCTATAGATACCTCTATTTTCATAACTGGATATGGTAAGAATAAAAATATAAAAGCAGGAGCTAATGGTGGTATGTTCGATTATAATCATTGGATTGCTTTTGATGATAATGGTGTGGAACTTATACCTAAGGGTCTTGGAGCAGGTGAACTTGATTTCAATAAACATATATTTTCTTCTGAAATGCAATATGAAAAATCTAAAAGTATTCCTAAATATTTAACTATTATTCCTTGCAAGATTATTACTTCAAATAGAGAAGAGGTAAAAATAGATGAAGGGGATAAAAAAATACCAATTTTTCTAGAAACAAAGAAACCTAAAGAAATAAGCAGATTTATAGATGGAGTATATCCAATAGAACTTCCTCAAGGTAAAATAGGAAGTCTTATAATAAATGATATAAGAACAGAAAAAAATAAAACTATAGTTAGATATACAGCTAAAGGAAAAGCTCCTTACTTTCAAGCAGAAGATCTTCTTATAAAAGATAATAAAGGAGAATGTGTTGAAGTTAAAGATTATACTATAAGAAAAGATGATAAAAACCTTAATGAATTCACAAAGATATTTGAAGCATTAGATCCTAATAAGAAATATACCATATCTACAAGTAATCTTGATAATGTAGAGTTTAGAGATGATCTAAAATTTAAGATTGAATTTAATAAATAG
- a CDS encoding magnesium transporter CorA family protein: MISIYKNTEEDKTIKKLDNIEPSTWINIVAPSEQELIFVSKKTGVTLDFLKASLDEEETSRIDIEDDNMIVILDIPFTEMEDNSLTYDTYPLAIINTPTNIITVCLKNSKILTDFFNNKVKSFYTFKRSRFILQILYRIASYFLLYLRQIDKKSLMIEKKLHKSMKNKELILLLSLEKSLVYFSTSLKANEITLEKMLKLDIIQKYPEDQDVLEDVIIENKQAIEMANIYSNILSGTMDAFASVISNNLNIVMKLLASITIVMSIPNIIFGSFGMNVNGIPFNKSAQGFWLAYGVTAILCIICIIILKKKDLF, encoded by the coding sequence ATGATCTCAATTTATAAAAATACTGAAGAAGACAAAACAATAAAAAAATTAGATAATATAGAACCTAGTACCTGGATTAACATAGTGGCTCCTTCAGAACAAGAGCTTATCTTTGTATCAAAAAAAACGGGGGTTACTTTAGATTTTCTAAAAGCCTCTTTAGATGAAGAAGAAACTTCACGAATAGACATTGAAGATGATAATATGATAGTAATATTAGATATACCCTTTACAGAAATGGAAGATAACTCACTAACTTATGATACTTATCCTTTAGCTATTATAAATACACCAACTAATATTATTACTGTTTGTTTAAAAAATAGCAAAATCTTAACAGACTTTTTTAATAATAAAGTAAAATCTTTTTATACTTTTAAAAGATCTAGATTTATTCTACAAATATTATATAGAATAGCAAGTTACTTTTTATTATATTTAAGACAAATAGATAAGAAAAGTCTAATGATAGAAAAGAAACTTCATAAATCTATGAAAAATAAAGAACTTATTTTACTATTGTCTTTAGAAAAATCTTTAGTATATTTCTCTACTTCTCTAAAGGCTAATGAAATAACCTTAGAAAAAATGCTCAAGTTAGATATAATACAAAAATATCCTGAAGATCAAGATGTTTTAGAAGATGTTATTATAGAAAATAAACAGGCTATAGAAATGGCTAATATATATAGTAATATTTTAAGTGGAACTATGGATGCTTTTGCATCTGTCATATCTAATAATCTAAATATAGTTATGAAACTATTAGCATCTATAACTATAGTAATGTCTATACCTAATATAATTTTTGGTTCTTTCGGAATGAATGTAAATGGTATACCTTTTAATAAATCTGCACAAGGATTTTGGCTTGCTTATGGGGTTACAGCTATTTTATGTATAATTTGCATAATAATATTGAAAAAAAAGGACTTATTCTAA
- a CDS encoding deoxynucleoside kinase has product MKRGKLIVIEGSDGSGKATQTKKLYDKLVKENKNIKKVEFPNYQSESSALIKMYLNGEFGKEPDSVNPYVSSTFYAVDRFASYKKDWEEFYLKGGIIIADRYTTSNMIHQAAKIKDVQAKDNFLNWLWDFEFKKFNLPVPDCVIFLDMPPECSKSLMETRNNKFTGKKEKDIHENNYEYLLESYENSKYISEKYDWNRIQCINKGNIKSIDEINNDIIKVIKQYIDIIE; this is encoded by the coding sequence ATGAAGAGAGGAAAATTAATAGTTATAGAAGGTAGCGATGGAAGCGGTAAAGCTACTCAAACTAAAAAGCTTTATGATAAATTAGTAAAAGAAAACAAAAATATAAAAAAAGTAGAATTTCCTAATTACCAAAGTGAATCATCAGCTTTAATAAAGATGTATTTAAATGGAGAGTTTGGAAAAGAGCCAGATAGTGTAAATCCTTATGTTTCATCTACATTTTATGCAGTGGATAGATTTGCATCTTATAAAAAGGATTGGGAAGAATTTTACTTAAAGGGTGGAATTATTATCGCAGATAGGTACACTACATCTAATATGATACATCAAGCAGCAAAAATAAAAGATGTACAAGCTAAAGATAATTTTTTAAATTGGTTATGGGATTTTGAATTTAAAAAATTTAATTTACCAGTGCCAGATTGTGTTATATTTTTAGATATGCCTCCTGAATGCAGTAAAAGTCTTATGGAAACTAGAAATAATAAATTTACAGGAAAAAAAGAGAAGGATATACATGAAAATAATTATGAATATCTACTAGAATCATATGAAAATTCTAAATATATATCAGAAAAATATGATTGGAATAGAATTCAATGTATTAATAAAGGGAATATTAAAAGCATAGATGAAATAAACAATGATATAATTAAAGTAATAAAACAATATATAGATATTATTGAATAG